In Oryzias melastigma strain HK-1 linkage group LG6, ASM292280v2, whole genome shotgun sequence, the DNA window atgaaaatgaaggcATTTTCTAGTGATTTCTCAgctgctcagtccagttctcctcaatcacaacgatttgaataaagaattacttagaattttacatatgtcctccatcatgagaaatatgccacaaaaaaatgttaaaaacacaattttcatcggagcaGGTCtttaaaatcccaaattagcccagTGTGTATATGTTAGCTTGAGATTGTTGAGGTGAGGCTGGTGTAGAGATGGAGACAGCATGCCAACTCTTCACAGagaaatcccagctgggatttttatttttttaaactggtcCTCTCCTCGCCATGCCACTCATTCTAAAGCTCATTTGTCAGACACTAAACCGCCATATTTGTCCTTCTAGACTGTCCAAGAGAACACATACGCTTTTAATGACGAATAAGTGagatgaaagacattttttttccagacatcTTTCATGGGACACGATTAATGTCCGTCAGGATATTATGCAAACAAAACCGAGAGAGAGGGTGGTCGTGAGCCAAGTTTAAAAGCCCTTCACAATAAAGCCTGTGGtcttaatttagaaaatatttcagcttcttcaaacAAATGATCTTCAGTGCAGCAGACCTGCAGGCTCGAGTCTGATTTCTCCATCatagtttgatattttaaatcAGGCATTGTTGACTTTTAagaatcacatttattttgcagCATACAAATATACATACAAATAGTTGAAAAAGAGATGGGAACTCTTTCCACTATGAAATCTGAGGTAAAAGTAGatcaatcaaaacagaaaatctggAGGAAAATGTGAGAGTGATGTTATTTTCCAGCCCTCATCTACAGAGTTTACATATGATGAGTGGGTGGGCCGGAGGCAACCATACAAACCCTTCCCTCCCTTTTGGCCACAGCTGCCTTTTACTCTTCCAAACCCGAAGATGTTGCTTCATTTGCCCCTGAGCCGTGAGTGAAAACACTCTGCAGCACCCAGCCAGAAAACAAGCGCTGACACGTGAGGGAAGAACAGATCCGCTCGTCCTCGTGGACTCAGGAGGAACGAAGACGAACAGAACAGCTGAACTGAGGGCACCTGGACTGGTCGGTGGATGAAATCAGGACAAATATTTCAGGTACAGAAAGCTGACACTTCTCAATGATTTCATGCTAATTTAATTCAGTTGTTTGTTTGCTACTGTTAGGTACAAGCTGTACTCTGGGAGAAACatgagctgtttttttatctttcaaagagaaaaaaatgtcaaaaatgaaagAGATCTTAATTCTTGTAAATCCTGACGCTGGTGACGACGTTCTCATGACAAAAACACTACAGATTGGAGCTCATATGTAGATACATTTATGAcacaaatgtcttttatttaagTGTAAACTCTCATGTTTTCAGGTTTAAAGTTgctttgaaaagtttttatcGACGAGTCAAGAAAAGGTTAAACCCAGCCCCCAGCAGTAATCGGAACCTCATGTTGCAGAGCTGGTTTAAATGCGTTAAATTACAAATACTTTTAGCACAAAGTTAAGGTGTAATTGATGTgaaaaagatgcttttaaagatgtgaagcttttgttttcagtgttttctccTCCTCTAAATCAGTTGCTGTTGCATCCTTTCACATGTGCTGCCTCCAACTCCTTCACTCAGGATAAACAGCAGCTGGGCTTTGTTGACAACATCTCTGTTGCTGTTACTTCTGTTTCCATTCACAAACTCCTGATTTGGCGAAAGCTCCTGCGGCAGCGTTCAGGATGCGCCTGAAACCCCTTTTCGTCTTGGCCTCTTTGCTCTTCCTTCTGCTCCCATCCGTGGAGATGAAAAGAGCAGGAAAGGGCAGAGGTCTCAAAAGAGCGCGACACAAGATCACGCAAGATAGGTGGGGTTTCTTTTTTTCCGATGgtacatatttgtgttttagacaggactttaatgagtttttctgtgttttaaaataagagTCAGGGTTCGAGGTGTACGGCGCCACAGCAGATCGGGCCCTTCTGGGCTCGTGTCGCCCAGCTGCTCAGAACTGAAAGAATCCGGAAAGATTTTCATGGATTGCCAAGACCGACAGCTCACCTTCATCCCACCTGCAAACTCCTGGTCCAGGAAGCCCAGGCATCTCCTCCTAGCTCGGAATCGGATCAAAATCCTCCACGATGGAGCTTTCCTGGGATACGACAGTTTAACCAGTCTGGACCTTCAGCAGAACCAAATCCTCCAAGTGGAGGAAGGGGCTTTCCAGGGCTTGACACGACTTAAAACCCTTCTGTTGCAGCACAACCGTCTGACGACCCTCAGCGACGAGGCTCTAATCCCCATGCCAAATCTTCGAGATCTCCGTTTATACGATAATCCCTGGAAATGTCTCTGCCAGTTGGAAAGTCTCATCCGTACTCTTCAAGTCCCAAGTAACCGTAATCTAGGAGGCAATGCCAGGTAAACAAATCCATCAACCTGACATGCTATTGTTGAGTCAGCTAACTTTGACGTTTTAATCATGTCTCCTTGAAGGTGTGCAGAACCCCTCTGGCTAAAAAAACGAAAACTGAAGACAATTGATCCTGAGCTGCTTTGTGCAGAGGGGATCATTCTCCAAACGGGCAACAACACAAATGCTTTAGAGCCCATTCCTTTACGGGGCAAAGCAGACTCGGCCTCCCTTTGCCACACTTACCTTTTCCCCCACATGAGGATGGACTGCAGCAAAAGAGGCAAGTTcaaccagctttttttttttttttttccaaaacaagtTTAATTACCCTGCCCCCAAAACCGTCATTCCTGCCATGAAACAGAAAACCCCACTGTGACTGTCAGAGCATGGCTGATTCATTATTTCTGCCGCATGACTCGGATGACTGAAATTCCATTTCTCACAGCGCTTTATGTTGAAACACACCCACTTTCATGAAACCACATCTGGCTTGGCATGTGTTTCAATTTAGAGACTTAAAGCCTGCTCAGACTCTTgactaatttaagtttttaagcaGCTTCTTTCCATTAAGGTCTGACAGAGGTACCCTCGGGTATTCCTGATGATGTCGTTGAGGTCGACTTATCCCATAATTTGATCCGTCGACTCCGGCTGAAAGACTTCCTGGGTGCAAGCGGCCTCAGGATCCTGAACCTCAGCAGTAACAGCATGGAGCACATTGACCACGGTGGGTGTTACGGTTTCTGCACATCCATCAATCAATGTTTTCAGAGTCTCAACCAGGGCCGGACCTGGGCATAGGtcacctaggcggctgcctagggcgccatttgctggagggggcgccaaattgTAATGATGAGActatatattcatgtttttttttttacagtttgacacaccactcattttgtgaaaaaatgtaaaacaaaggcaataattaaaaacataaattaaataaataaaaagtttgacataatcaattATTTTGTCCGGTGCTGCGCCACTCCTTGGCAGACGCAGACGCTGTCTAACCTGTCTgtcaaaatatgtcaaaatatcTACCGTGCATGTAGCTCCTAATGGTGGTGCAGGGGTTAGTGCAGCTGCTTTACATTTCAAAGGTCAGGAGGGGATgcacttaataaaaaaaataataataataaaaaaaaacatcccaaagTCAACCTCTTGGCACAGATGTTGTCCTAACATTGTAAACACTTCTCTAGTTGTTATAATTTAAGCTTTGagaattaaattttatttttttttaaatcagactgTGGTATAGGCGTGTGTATGTGTAGGTGGGTGGCGCAAAAATCACGTTTCACCCCAGTCTCAACAGTCACTACAATATCCCAGACTCAAACGCTcaaatttttaacttaaataaccaaaataatcctttttttctttcataatttGCTCTCGATTGTGTGTAACAGAAATGATTGTGAGAAGCATTGATGGGGAGATTCTCTCGTTAGGATTAAAGGAAGTGAGCCCACACAGTTCCAGTATAATTACAGGACTGGGTAGTGTAAACAGCAGCACAAATGTCTACTTGTAATTATACTAGGACAAAAGAACACCAAAGACCACCTcgtgttttttgcttttttcctctCCCAGGTTCCCTCTTTGGGCTCTTGCACCTTCAGGAACTTGATTTGTCCGACAACGATTTGCATTTCGTTCAGTACGGGGTCCTTGAAGACCTCTACTTCCTGTCCCGGCTTAAACTGGGAGGAAACCCCTGGGTGTGCAACTACAGGTGAGCTCCTGctaacttttcaacttttaacacGATccatgtaattccagtagattctgaaggagaaaagcggccgcttttctccttcagaatctactggaatcacatGGATCGtgtcaacaattaaaatatcacagtaaatcaaatagCATAAAGGGTTCAAACCTGTTTTCTCGTCCTTCAGCATCCACTACATGGTATACTGGCTGCGTCTGCACCCAGCAGTGAAGCACTCGGGCCTGTGGTGTCACTCCCCGTCTGAGTTTGCCAGAGAGAGAGTGGAGGACTATGTGCAGTCCTACAACAGAGAGTGCCCAAAGGACAAGCAGTCCAGCAGAACAGAGCCGGACACGCTGGACCCTGTGAACTGGGGCACGGCGATGGAGCTGCAgggggaggtggaggaggacctGGAGCCCAGCCACTTGAGAGCGCCAAAGAAATATGAAGTTTACAGACTGAGCTGATTCAACAAATGCACAGAcctaattactttaaaaacaaaaaaaaaattgaccaaaaaataaaaaaacccgcAGATAAACTTGTGATTGATGGGTTTAAGTGTTCTGCTGTAATGCAGATGAAATTTTGTGTAATTTACTGCACAGTTTGTCGCTTTTCTTTGCAGAAGAAGTTATAGACTACTCACTGTTGTGTGAAACAGtctgaaaaaacacacatttccccccaaaaactgcaaaaatttCCCATAAGAAGCCGCTCCACGGTCATGCTCAACTCTGCTTTGTCCTCAGAGAGAACAAGCAGCATCTCTCTGAGGCTAAACAGGACGATTTGCAGAGACAGTATCCAGATGTGGATGAACTCTTTAAACGTTTCCACTTGCGGTCTTATACAAGAGCGCCAACACTAACTCTTTGGAGTTTGAAAAATCATGAACTTAGCCACATTATTGTAAATCAACCAGGTTTGGAAGTATGGAAAAACTGAAATCATGTTTGAAAACATGAGCAGTCTCTGTCAGATTCAGctaaacaaaagacaaacaaaagacaaacaattgttGCATGCTCCCATAAGTCTTTTCATACTCTTCTGTTTAAATGCCTCCCATCTATAATGTGCATTTTGCAATCGGTGTTTGTTGGTTTCTCGTTAAagataattaaataaactacCAGGAAAAGGGAATTGTCATCCTGCTGCATGTCTCATTTGCTTAAGCTGCGCTTTCATCAAACATGAAATTAGTTTGACTCaatattatttcaatttgttacagttttgaagATGTCAAATGAATCACAGAGACTGTCAAgaaagtattttattaaaaacatagaaaatgttttgacaGGGTTTAACAATGAAAGCAAATCTATTCAAAGCCTTTGTCCCTTGTAGCCCATATCTAACACATAGTAAAAATGACTTATAATTGCTCTAAAATCGGCTTTTTGTAACTATCAAAGACAATTTTTTGGCATTCGTATTGGGAAATACAGATAAAAATGTCCCTTTCAAAACAAGTGaacaaacaaaagttgtttttctctaaatataagtgaaaaaaatctgtcaattgaACCAATAGGATTTATCTTCTTTACCCTTGAACTCTCTTAccgggtccagatgaccctaccctaATATTGATCTGTGATCCCTCCCTTGACAAAGATGACagaattttatgtttgtcacagacaccaatgaagataaaaaatccttggaaaaaaaagcatcagcgtgatgtcttggggggtccagatgaccccacattaaatgtaaacatgcttaAGGTAGCAATAAATCTTGCTCTTTTAGGACAATCTTGAAAGCCACCCTAATATCTAAACCATGAccatcttaacccttgtgctatcctaggcatgtttacattaaaagtggggtcatctggaccccataagacagcgcgcggaaccttttttttttcccaaggattttttattttcactagtGTCCACAGACATAAATCCTATCCagctttgtcatgggagggatcataGGAGCAATAGGAGCAGATGCGCGGAGTGTTTCTGTAACCCTatctcataagagaaagaaatagcaTGGAACCTGGACAAATGTATGCtttgattttgattgaaaatatatatatatgacttttgtttttatttcagaactatttgcaccaattggttgatgtccttcaggaaaaaaaagcaaacttagagaaatatgtattggaatgatcagaaaaatgactcaaaaaacCCACATGAATGccggaaaaacaacaaatcttccaacaccacatgaatacACAATAACTTTCTGAACCTAAACAAAGATCCGTGTATTTATAGCTCACCATCCACGTGGAGACACCGGAATTACAGCgaaaacaagacattatttAGGATTAGCAATATAATTgattccagtttggtgggccagaATACATAGTTTAATGGGCCGCGTATGGCCCCTGGGTCGTGGTTTGCCTAATGTAGAGTTACATATTTTAGGATATATCTCTCTTAAAAATTATACATAAGTGTATATTTacttgtaaaattgtgtaatgaatcaaattaaactttacattttccctGCCTGAGCAAGTTTGTCTATTAAATCCACTcattcacaaataaaacttctgctttaaaaataagatgtcaagtaaaaacaatttgttttttttagaaaaattttgaatttttttagattaacaAGATTCTCAAGACTTATTGAAACAAAGGTGGTAGTTTTGTCTTCTATCAtgtgtaaaaagattttaaactaaaaacgaGGCAAAAATACTTGgggagattttgtgtttttgcagtgattCTGTTCACATGAAAGAAGTTGGGAGAAGTTCCTGTTTCCTTAAGTTGAGAGGTATTGAGAATATGGATTAAGTTCACAAACCAAAGCGTAGCAGTTGGTTGCGTTGAGGACAAGAGGCAGCAGAAAGTTtgaaagctgcagctgcagttaATTGGACAGATTGTCAGAGTTGCAGCTGCGGTTTTAATCAACAGTGTGCTGCTGTCAGCGTTTCAGGTGGATTCTGCTGGAACTTACACTCATGGCTCTTCAGTTACGGTATAAAACtagattattttacatttttatgtaattttgtgtttttatttgtaatttttccttttttttctccagggtTTCATGGCTTTTTATGctgatgtgtgtttgttttcttccacaAGACGGTAAGGGTTTCAGTGATGGCTGCATTTGTTCACAAACTCCTCAAGCTTACTGTGTTTTTACTCGTACAGGTTACAGACATGTTCATGGACTCTACCTGTTTGGGGGCCCACTAACTTCCGACCAGTTCAACCCTGGAAAGTTTTTGGAGGCTAACTTTGAGAACAATCTAGAATATTTGAGACAACTCTATAAAAACGGGAATAATGTCAGGCCTGTTCGGAGTCTCATCGAAGAGGTGCAGCCAGGTCATCCGGGCTCTGTTCAGAAGAGGGACAAGCCTTTGGTTTTCCAAAAGGAGATGAGTAACGATGGTGCTTGGAGAAGACGTGGAGCCGGTTGTCGAGATGAATGTCCCTCCTCTGACCCAGTTCGCTCCACCAAAAACCTCGTCTCCACCACACAAAATCAAGAATTTAGCCCGACCCCACAAAAACAAGTAGCTATGAGACCTGATTCAAGTGGTAAAGAGAATGGCGGCCTTTCAAGAGGTAACAGAGAAACTTTCCGTTTCTCCAACAAACAATTTGTCCAATCCAACTACAAGCCACCAGGGCACACTCTGCTCTCATTGGACTCATCCTCAGGAAAAGATTTTTTCAGTGGTCGCAGGATTGTGTCTGCTCCTAACACTCCCAAGAGCCTTTCTCAAAGCTACAACCACTTATCACGCAAGAAAATGCCTTCGCTTCCTCTCAACGGTAATGGAAATGTCCTAAAGTCAAAGTACAGGTCGAACAGAAAATATCTATCAAAGAGGTATAAAACACCATCAGCCAGCTTGGACAAAGGCCCCCAAAGAGGAATCCAAACTGGCCCTCCCCCTCAGAAGCCCCAGTTTCTGAGCTCGTACGTACCAAGAAGTCAGCCCAACGTCAAACACTTAAAGAAACCAGCCCCGTTGTTTCAGTCCTTCCAATCGAACGCCAGCAAAAGAGCAAAGAGCGTACACCATCCTCCCGTGCTCAATCAGGGCGTGTCTACTGGTTTTGTCGTGATTTCCAACAACCGTTTCCCACAGAGCATGAGAGGCCACATAACTGTTCAGTATAAACCTCCGAAGCTGCTGGATAATCCTCATTTGGTGATGAAAGTGCCCAGCTCTCGCCATTCCTCTACCACAGAGTGCAAGTACCTGGATTATCAGAAGGTTGATGCCAGGACTCCTCAGAAGGACGACGTAAAGCTGGACCTCCATGGTCAAAACCTGGTCCCTGACCTTCAGGAGTCCAATACAAGTGTTACCAAACCAAGAGAAGCCAATTTAAAGCAGAGAGTAATGCCTTCAAATCTATCAGAAAATCAACTGAAATCCTTTTCCGCGCAAGATCAATTCCTCCTCATAAACGGAGGGTATGAGGATGCGTTGAAAGCTGGTCTCTTGAAGCCTCTCAGCCAGCCCGACTTTCCAATCCTCTCGAGCATATTGAATGAAGACCCAGCAACGCTGGAGCCCTGGCCCTCACTGTTGCTGCCCGAACCCCAAGATTCTAACTGTGTAGTTTGgaaagacacacaaagatccCCTCCTCAGAAGTCTCAAAGGTTGTCACAGCCGTCCGAAAACGGATATCTTGCCTCCAAAAATCGTTCTGCAAGAGCTACCGCCTCTGTGTCAAAGATCTGCTTCACACCAAGTCGGTGGGTTCAAGGCAAAgttgctaaattagccacaagGCGACGTGTATGATGGCACAAGATCTACAATAAAAAGACTTCCCTAAGAAGATCCAGCTGCTAAATTGAGATAAACTGGTAAGGAAGCACGTCATCTAGGAACACAACTGTTGTGACATcaacttgaatattttttttaatgtttttgtcttgacAGTCCTGTTTCCAGCTGCAATTCAAGCTGTGGTATTGATCATAGTAAAAACCTGAACTATTCTAGTTTTTGCTTGTCATGTTTTTTCAGAATTCAtgtgaattaaaacattttaactgcaAATTCCATAAACTTCTTTTATTAGTAATGATAAATGGTGGTTTGAAGAAATACttgcaaaaaatgaacatcCTAGAAAGGTTTTTCTAGCTGTGAAAGACATTTATATGCTTCTAGATTTATTACGGAGTCAAAAAGTAGGCTGATGAAAATGTACATGTTTACTGCTCAACAACACGGTTTTCTTTACTTGTTTAGCTTCTGTCGCAACTATTGCAGAAACCTGGTTATGTTttagaatgtttaaaaacaaaatcacattttgttaagaataatagtttttaatgtagtggaagttgtttgttttttaccaaaaaagggTGAAATATTCATTCGTGTAAATTTGGCCAAAATACACCAACGGTGTATACTTATTGTAATTTAAGGAAACTTTATCTTTATTCCAGCTTGACGAAGGACGGCATAAGACTGCAGAAATATAAATGTACCAGTTTAAATTTAGTCATACATTGTGATTTAACTGTTGCTAGGTAACGGATTAACGGTGTGCGTTAGTGGACAATTTATTTGTTGGACAACCAAAGCGTTACGCGGAGACGTGACCCTCCTCCATCTAGTATAGGTTGAATTTATCAGTATAACTTTTGAAAAACGATCTGAATGACATTAAAATGTCAACGTCATCTCCATTCAATGTGAAATTAATAGCTATTTAATCCGGAGTTGTACAAATTTAAACGATTAGATCACTCAGTAAAAGTTTTGGTCGGCCATGTCCGGCGCTTCAGAACAAGGGAAATCTTTGACTCGTCGGTAAAGTTCCCGGGATAGCACTGTcctcaaaatgtttaattgtgttttgtaaCGTTTTGTTAATGCTACCATGAGTGACGAATAACTAGTTAGCTGGGTTGATCTGATAAACAAGAGGATTCGTCTCGAGAGGTCAGAGAGCATCTGCGGCTAAAGGCTAGCCAGAGCTTAAGCAGCATGGGGGACAGCGGTGTTGTTGCGAGGCTCGGCAACATGAAGGCTTTGCTCGGAATAGTCGCCGGGGCCGGAGCTTCTTATGGGCTGTACAAGTTGATCAGCAGAGAAG includes these proteins:
- the LOC112152590 gene encoding uncharacterized protein LOC112152590, with the protein product MALQLRVSWLFMLMCVCFLPQDGYRHVHGLYLFGGPLTSDQFNPGKFLEANFENNLEYLRQLYKNGNNVRPVRSLIEEVQPGHPGSVQKRDKPLVFQKEMSNDGAWRRRGAGCRDECPSSDPVRSTKNLVSTTQNQEFSPTPQKQVAMRPDSSGKENGGLSRGNRETFRFSNKQFVQSNYKPPGHTLLSLDSSSGKDFFSGRRIVSAPNTPKSLSQSYNHLSRKKMPSLPLNGNGNVLKSKYRSNRKYLSKRYKTPSASLDKGPQRGIQTGPPPQKPQFLSSYVPRSQPNVKHLKKPAPLFQSFQSNASKRAKSVHHPPVLNQGVSTGFVVISNNRFPQSMRGHITVQYKPPKLLDNPHLVMKVPSSRHSSTTECKYLDYQKVDARTPQKDDVKLDLHGQNLVPDLQESNTSVTKPREANLKQRVMPSNLSENQLKSFSAQDQFLLINGGYEDALKAGLLKPLSQPDFPILSSILNEDPATLEPWPSLLLPEPQDSNCVVWKDTQRSPPQKSQRLSQPSENGYLASKNRSARATASVSKICFTPSRWVQGKVAKLATRRRV
- the LOC112152634 gene encoding leucine-rich repeat-containing protein 17; translation: MRLKPLFVLASLLFLLLPSVEMKRAGKGRGLKRARHKITQDRVRVRGVRRHSRSGPSGLVSPSCSELKESGKIFMDCQDRQLTFIPPANSWSRKPRHLLLARNRIKILHDGAFLGYDSLTSLDLQQNQILQVEEGAFQGLTRLKTLLLQHNRLTTLSDEALIPMPNLRDLRLYDNPWKCLCQLESLIRTLQVPSNRNLGGNARCAEPLWLKKRKLKTIDPELLCAEGIILQTGNNTNALEPIPLRGKADSASLCHTYLFPHMRMDCSKRGLTEVPSGIPDDVVEVDLSHNLIRRLRLKDFLGASGLRILNLSSNSMEHIDHGSLFGLLHLQELDLSDNDLHFVQYGVLEDLYFLSRLKLGGNPWVCNYSIHYMVYWLRLHPAVKHSGLWCHSPSEFARERVEDYVQSYNRECPKDKQSSRTEPDTLDPVNWGTAMELQGEVEEDLEPSHLRAPKKYEVYRLS